In Anopheles bellator chromosome 2, idAnoBellAS_SP24_06.2, whole genome shotgun sequence, the genomic stretch GTTACGATGCAGAGCCGCAGCAAGTTCCTGCGCATGACCGATGGCAACTTTCGGACACGGAGCTGCCTACACGGGGCACTGATTTATGGTGAGCAACATTTACAGCTGTTTATCGACTGGTGGCAGATAATAATTGCCAGCTAATGAGAATCCCCGGATGTCGTCGGTCCAATGACGATTCAATTAACGCCCTGGCCCCCACCGATCGGACGGCCAATAGCTTTACCGACCACTCgtggttttatttaaaaagtaGTAAACTTATCAGATAACAAGCTAAAGTCACACTCGAAGCGAGCACCGCAGGTCGCCATCCCGTCGTGGCCGGCGCCCCGTTGCACAGTTCCTTGTGGCATACCTTGCATTCCTTCACCGCCATCCCGCTGACCagcgtttgcgtttggttgGTGAGCAGCGCACAGAACTGGGTCTCCGGCAGGCTCGGGATGCAGGTCTTGATGAACTGGCGGCCCAACGGCCCATCGAGACTGACTTTGGTGCAGGCGAACGAAACGTTCAGGCTGCCGGCCATCGCGGTGCCACCCAGCCCACTGAGACCCTGCAATTCCTCGCACTTTATCGCGCTAACGACCTTCGAGCAGTCCTCGAAGCTGCTGTTACTCGAACACCGATAACACTTGAAGCCGTGGCCTAGGGAAGAACAAACCGAAAGATGTGAGCGAATGGGGCGACCAAAACCGCTTACCAGCGCCTACCTCGATCGGCACACAGCACTCCTAGGAGGGCCACCAGCGTTAGAACTTTCATCGGGAGAATGCAAAAATCTCGAAATCAATGCCACACTGGCCCGACCCGTCGAACGATGACATACATTTATAGACACGAAAGTGCACCGGGAATGCATTTTCGTTAtcttttgtttgaatttaCACAACGTATCGCCCCTCGAAGATAGTGTGTATGGGGGGCCGTGTAGGGCGACACTTTTATTAAAATGGTCGATATTtggttgcccttttttgttgttctaaaTTACACACTATCCAAACATGGGGGCATTCGTGGGCTGGCGGAAAAGAAACTCGGAGGCCACGCGAGGAGCACACACGGAACGTGACATCGGGGACAATGCTTAAGCACGTTCAAGGACGCCAATGTCAACGTGGCACTGGCCGGCGCAGAAGCAAATGAAGGcattcggtggcggcgatggcggcaaATTTGCACAGCATTACAGGGGGGCAAacaatttcttttcgtttcctcTTTCTCCGGAGCCACCGAAATTGAGATATTCGAGATATTCGATGCCTATCTCACGGCCCCTTTCGGTGACCCTTTTTGCGTCGATCCCCACGAACTTCAGCCCATTCTTTGCTCTTTGTAGTAAAAACGCCATATTCACAGTTTCTTCACATTTTCTCGTCGCATTTTTTATTCCAAACAAGTCCGCCAGCTAACAGTACTTTCGGAGCACAACCGTCGACAGGATCGCTCCGAGCAGAACCGGAACGGCGGATGAGGCGGGCTTCGGGGATCCATTCTTCtgtgtcgtcgtcgaaacAGGAGCCCCCGTACTCCCTGTTGTAGTGGCTGGACCCGCTGTGGTAGTTGCTGGTCCTGCCGTAGTAGTTGCTGGAACCACTGTGGTAGTAGCTGGAGCTGCCGTGGTGACTGGAGCTGCCGTGGTAACTGGGGCTACCGTGGTAGTTGCTGGTGTCTCCTGGGCTCCGGTTACCGCGAGCACGACGCTGAGTGTCACTAGTCCCAAAACGATCTTCATTTCTTCGGCTTCAAAACTTTCGCTACGCTTCGACGGGAGCACTTTGGCGATGCACTTGCGTTTGTCCAGACTACCGTCAGTGGCCGGATCGGCACCACTTTTTATGCAGATGCCACTCCGAGGCTGGGGCGGCGATAACGGGCGAAGCCACTTGATCGTTCGGCTG encodes the following:
- the LOC131211882 gene encoding lymphocyte antigen 6B-like, coding for MKVLTLVALLGVLCADRGHGFKCYRCSSNSSFEDCSKVVSAIKCEELQGLSGLGGTAMAGSLNVSFACTKVSLDGPLGRQFIKTCIPSLPETQFCALLTNQTQTLVSGMAVKECKVCHKELCNGAPATTGWRPAVLASSVTLACYLISLLLFK